The sequence AATACCCCTACTAAATCAATTTCTTTAGCAAAGTCAAAGAAATGTAGCCAATCCGAATGAATTagaaaattttttaaagagaattttaaattacagccCTGCACATTCGAATTACGCTTACGACAGAGGCCTCCTGCCCTCGGCttttattaagtgataccaccacCCATGGCCACTTAATGcaagagggctcgcgagtgcgtagccggccttttaaagACGATTATTGTATGCATATTATGATTGATTTTGATAGAGATTggacaattaataattaaaaacgtaaTCTTCGTTGTCTAATCGTGGAGCCTTGTATAAATTAGGTTTTTGTTATGATTGTGGAATATTGCGTGTGCCGAGCAGTTTACCTCGTGCGTTTGAGTGTAACGACCCAAATGCagtcatacatacatacatatattatttgatcTAGACTCACTAATGAGACAGttcttgtaataataaatgtgtcaagaaaaaaattaacttttctaACGGTGTGGTCACAATTAGTGTCGAATTCTCTGtctgtgtatatattttgtttattttactcTCTGGTACTTAAAGTAACTATTATTTGCAAACGAACAGCGAAGATGCcacatatttaactaattcAGGTTTATAGGACGTTTATGATTAATGTAAAAGCAGCTGCAATTGATAGTTAAgacttttaaatgtttattattaccttatttaccccaaaaacagataaaatatttaaattttcctcCGCAATGAGGTCAAGGCGTTAGTCGCGCCTTGcatgtatgtaaattaattcAGTTGTGAGAGGaattaagatattttgagaaattaattaatactaaattaGCTTAAAAACGACTCCTAGAAAgctaatttgtaaaaaaatacaaatttttagttttatcgaaacctaaatgaatattaaaaatatcacttcgtgtattttttatttattataatatagatattaatttaatcatactttcaattaaatattagatcAAATTTGGTTTGTCATCATATCACTACTACAATACATTTGGTTATAttaccaaatttattttaatactattataCTCAAACACAAAACCAATACGACTTAGcgtcttcaagaaaagagcataccaattcttaaaaaaggcaacgcactcgcgagctctctaGCAATGAgactgtccatgggcggcgttatcacttaacatcagatgaggcCGTTTGAATACTGTTTAAGTAAAAgtcattatataaaaagagatatttgtatttttctacgTTTGTAACGaaagatttcaaaaattcattcatcgttataatatatatattttttttaaagactattcacaccaattgacctagtctcATGCTAaactggtgaagcttgtgttatgggtactaggcaacggatatacatacatattatagatggatatacatataaatacatatttaaacacccaagacctaagcacaacaccaaatgctcatcacatcgatgttcgtctcagccggggatcgaacccgggacccatggattcgcagtcaggggtacaaccaatgagtcgtcaaatatatatattataatatttgaagagCAAAGATTTCTTGTAAGTATAtttgtaacgaattggctcaaaaagtactggaccgattttaaaaactctttcactttttttgattaatataggctattttaattgcaagaaaaaatAAGGATCCCTTCTAAAACAACAGAACTACAtcacaaaaatacaaacaactaaaacaataatgttacccagtgtgtaaaaaaaatgcctataaattatcttttatcgCTTGCGCTGTGAGAACTATTGacgatagaacaaaaaaatgttccacaTACGTTCTTTAATATAAGAACATAtccaatatctacaaaaagtgtttaaaaaataaatgtgccCCCGTGCGCCGGGATGGGCCGCTAGTGCGACATAATCCATGActtacacataatatatatattccaaTATAGCGATTGAgaattatctaaataaatatctcgGTCCTAAAAcaagtttatataaaagagaACAATCGTAAATATGAAACACATAATCGAATTTGCAGGTTAGttaatagttattaataaattactttgttTACTTACCATACAATGGTCCGACCATCAATAGATACAATATGAtcacacaaaatatttgtttccgTAATCCAAATAATCGAGGTTTTAATATCACCATCACAGTATTTGCAACCAACCCGAACACTTCAAACATCTTCGTACCAAACTTATTCTCAATTGACGTCCGTTCTTCTTTAGGCAACACATCTTCTAATTTAAACAAGCCATAAAGGAATGAACAAGTGTGCAACACTAGAAGGAGGGAAAATACGCCATAGTACCCCAGCGCACGTAATGCAATACCACTTATAGCGGTCCCAGCAGGAGTGCCAAAGCTCACACAAATTGTCACCACACCTAATCGAAATGTTCTGTCTTTCACGCTCGTTCTATCAGCCATAAAACTGTACATTCCCATGAATATTACAATGTAACTGCCGGTGAAGGCAGCGGGAAGCGCTTCTATTAGCGCCGTCGCTGTCAATGATAATTCGTGGAAATAATATGTCGCTAATAACAACCCTATGTTTGCGATAATCTCCCCCGTAAACGGGAATAGTATACATATTTTCCGTTTCTTCGTTTTATCGCTCCATGCGCCGATGAATAATATCATGACAGCCGGGATGGCGGTTTGTAAAGGGAACTTCCAAGCTACGACCTTGGCGACTAAAGATTGTACATTGTTCAGTTCATTCTCTAAGCCAGTAGTGTTCCTATCACGTATTCGATCACATATATCTGTCGAATAGTTAAAGTTAACCCTACAAGATTTTTCTAAATGCATATTCTGCACGGCCATCGACGATAACGCAGTACACAACATGTAGGTGAACAGACACGGCTCCACGGTCGTCTCTCTGAGGATATttttcacattttttattttgctgtTCAATTGTTTCCTCCACGTATCCCGTTCAAGGTCATCCGTGAGCCGTATGTTCGATTTGGTAAAGTCCACGGAGCCGCAAATGTTAACTGAACTGCTCATGATTGAGTGAGAGTAAGTAAAAGTGTTTTTGATCCGCGCACAACACTACACTTGGCATGCGCCGGCGTCCGATAGCGACTACTTAATCCGTGACTTTCTGTTTCCAAAAACCAGAGTTAAGTTGTAAAATGAAGCGCGATATGAGTGCACTTGCGTACGAATTGATCTCGGTTGCAGACGATAACAGAGGTCTCATCGCACACGACTGTCTTAATAAAATGTTCGTTTATCTGAGCATTTCGAGTAGCGTTAATGATGTTAcgacaaatattaaaacacttGTGAACGAGGTTTTGTTATCACAATTTCGACTATGCAAGGTTGTTTAAGTGAAACCGAgacaaagaataataattaaatagatgaTATAAGATCGTTGACTtctttttatgatatttttctttgtacGAGTGTTTACATTGCGTCAACTCAcctgtaaataattactacaAAAACTACCTGATTTCAAGgttaataatactattttggCAAAGCGAgcgatttttaataataataattgataataaaagggtataaataattagtattacGATTTTCAAAGTTATTTCGAAAATATTTCACAAAAGAATTTCGATACAATTGATAATTTTAGTATTCTTCATTCCAAAttccattattatttatatttaatcataaaatatcatttagtTAATGACCTAGCTATTATGGTAATTAGTTATTAACGTAATTAGTTCTTCAAGAGAagcaatatttgttttatcgGGTTCGATTACCGCTGATTCAATAGTTTGGGCTGGAAGGGGCTAAGAATTGATCTCAATGTCCGGCTTTTCAAGATAAATTTTCAGAGCAGTGTTAAGCCTATTGATGACTATTAACACTATTATGTATACTGCATTCTGGCTACCATATgaaaattcattataatgttcTTCGTATAACAGTTATTAAACTGCGTCGTTGATAAGCTGTACAAAAATTGCGCCTTTATAAACTTacatagtaattttaaaaataaaacgccttttaaaaataaaaatacaaacgaaaattttttgaatatgaATTAACAATTTCTTTTGCTATATCGTGTTCCTTCTCACTAATAAATAGTTAGTAAAAATGATACAGGAAAGATAACTTTACTGTAAAAAAACTcgaattatttgaattacaaacatttatatgatgtgtaaacataattaaacatagaatatattattataccatTGTTTGTGTAATTACGGTGCGAGTCCAATGTCAAATCACCGAAGTTTGTTTACTCTATGGCTTATGTCAAATAGGCGCCATCTTTTGGCGCcattaatttgatttattatattgaattcCACTTCATGAAATTAAAGAATGGAAATGAACGtagttcttaaaatatatgcaCAGTACTACTCCAGGGAGTTCCCGCTGATCATAGAACTGTAACTGAATTTTCATGCGCGTGCTCCTCTTTTGCTTCGGGATTCTTTACGACGTCTCTTTCATCTCTTTTATGCAAGAAATAGAGAGCTCTGGAAACAAAAATGGTTAAGCTTATTGTTATATGATAACaccagatttttttaataagttgtaaattaagtaaaacactattttgaccggattgaagttatgtattattataaatttactttattattgtaaatttataataatacataacttcaatccggtcaaaatagtgttttactCAAATGAAcataagttatgttaatcaaagacaatactaagttgtaaattaattatttataatttacacttTCGAAACTACATAATGTCTTCttcctatgtgcgcatttaacacatAATAAAGAAGATTTCTGTTTCAATGTTTCAAACGTTAAAGAAAGTACATAAGTACATGATCTACTAAAATGAATagttactaaaattataaatacaaattacttaTACCCAGCTCTTCCGTAACTTATAGGTATAAATAAAGACGTGTGCAAATGTAAGACTATGTATTcgtttgtgtgtgtgtaatgttatataaaaacagcCATTAGATCCTCTTATTCTTTATTCTGCCGTTCGTATAATTGTTGCTTTCCATgaagtaaaaagaaaacagAAAGAAAAACGGTAATTAACAGAATTtgctataaatattattttatgtaattaagtataaaatacattgttttgttttatactactTTCTTAAATGagttaataagaaaaatattcaagGTTTATACCTAAAATTGCGTGGTACTTACAAATAAGCGAATAGACCAGGTACAGTCATGATACCGCCAAGGTAGAAGAAAGCCTCTGGCATTGTGTTAAGGGTTATCGAATATACCTTAGTGAATAGAGGTGAGTATATTACTGGACTTATTGATTCCATAAATGCAAGAAGGGAACAGATTTTtcctgaaataaatatagcaagtcataaattgtatttgaatttgaaaatagaatacgtaatatatcttatattattactagctgacccggcaaatgtTTTCCTATATGAAGATAACCAGCCGTTTCCCGCCCGCTTCGATGGGCGAAAAAATaggaaagaaataaaatttaatgtttcattattattatttttttcatatttttattattcttctttttaacttcccgctaagaaaattgaaaattttcgaaaatcgagtttttaacagatgttgacgttttgaggttctaggaagcctccccgaatgtttccgcggtgaagtccgtatgtacaaattttcatgaaagtaaaacagcaataaaaaatgaaggaacgttggaatttaaaaaaatatatagctttaaaccatctaggaaaaaattcgcatcgaatggcagtagtttcatgtcgatacgatacggcagtggtttaggcgtgaaggagcctcaaacgaactgtaatctatatatatatatataagaagaccatttttcttatatatatataaattacagttcgctttattaaaaaattagctGCGGTAGAATAAGTGCTATATGTATTAATCATTAATGCATAAAcgtaaaaaattaccaaaaattaataaaatcgcaTCCTAGAGCGGAACTGAGCCGTGATAAGCAATAATCACTGCGTTTTTCGAAGCCACTTTTCGAGTTCGCCTCAAAGCAAACAAAAATTCGTAGCATAACAATATGATGTTTAAGGCACTTACCAATTTCGTGAACTTCAACGATTTTCGTTCCAAATGATTTGGCGACTAAACCTCCGGCGTTCCCAAACATATCAATAATAGGTGCGACATAAAACCACCCAACGTTCGGGGCCAAGGCaaagaaaatgtttcctaatattttacttattgaTATAATAACACCAAGAAGTGTGTCATGCATTTTCAAGTATTTGCTGAAAACCACAATAACAATTGCGGTGCCTGAAACAGAAATATTTATGGGTAAAGTCAAATGTTAGATTCTCAAGTCTGTATTCCTACGTTTGGACTAGCTCCAGTGGAGTTCCTTTGTATGTACGCAACATTTGTTCGGAGCAATTCTGAGGACAGCCTAAAAACTCTAAATTAAACGACATTCGCCAGCAATAAAAGGCTGAAAATATATAGACAGCCAAATAgcctaaaaaatgtgtgcgtgtattagtgtacacacgtaagaagtgaaacttctttatgaccttatttttcgaaaaatgatctactatatgcaactttacagaaattggttaaataaagtttaacaaatgtcttttattatcatagacatgtatacaaatacaattatttcattttaccttattactactaagattattacagaatttcattaattgtaatagaattattactatcattgttatcgttattatatatttttgttattaatggcttcgaatctcttcggatcaaccgtggtagggacaagaaaaagatggcgcgtaacagaaaaacgtgacgatttgctacaaaatgtcTCCCATATgtcgataaagaactttcattccaacgccgataaaggagtttgacttcaaaaagcaacatggcgcgtaaccgaaaaatgtgacgcgtaacgaaaaaatgttacactaaatttttttccaaccccgataaagaagtttcacttcaaaaatatgtaGAATTCTGAAGACCGATAATGTCAATAGCGAAGTGTCacaataatttaagtatcataatatttgttaCGTGTTAAATTCTGGAGgaacttttaaaaaactaacttttgccttaaaaaaaacgctcagttgtggaacggacGTCGGGGCGATACATCATATCTTACAAACAGAAAGTAAATATGATCAAAGATGCAGGTGAACCTGAAGAAGAATAAaggtttttttggacatataattgttattaatcgACTAATGTTACCTGCCATTCCTAATACTTGGGAATATGTTGTGAATATACTGAACGCGGCGTTAGTCATTCCATACTTTTTGAGGGCGTATAGATTTTTCAAATTTCCTACagctgaaattaaataattgtatcgtttaaattcaaactcaaaatcataaaaaataaattttcttagaTACTCAGTGCGCCGCTCCGTCTCCTAAGATACAGCGCTGTTTTTGCATAACAACGAATGTATAGAAAAGAGTTGCTTTAACGTGCAACGTGTTCGAAACAAATTATAGAACcttcataaaaataagattGAACATAAGCTTAAGAgacttctatttaaaatttgctgTAAATTTTGTACAAAATGTTGTTAAAAGTAATGCTATTTACATAAGTTATATACCTAAGTTACTTAATATCTCCAACGATATATATTCGGGAAAAAAgctaagaaaatatattaaaaaatacctgtcCGGTAACTACGATCAGAGACTCAAGGACGCATTGGgcagatatattattattgaatctATTTAATTGGTGTGCCCATCTGCTCGAAACAGTTACCGTGCTAGCCGAGACTCAATAGTTCCGGATACAAGCCATGaagcaattatattatttaagattttatttcaatcataatatcatttttattttaaatattggtttGTTCACGTAACGTACCCAAAAATAActattgattatattattattgaaaattttataacaacattATTGAAGATGGAATGGATTGGATGGATTTATATACCTtagatatacataataataaactactaattcagatactttttcatttaaacatgtttttatttcaatatttttttagatctTATTAGGCAAACAGATGCCCTTTTTTGGCGAAGGCAtcctccaaatcccgccaCTCTCTGCCTTGCACCACCTGCTGCTTCTTTAATGTGGTCGATCTTCGAttttgtcttcctcttttacGTTTGCTGTACCTTGGTTCAGAACGTTTTTGCTTCACGTTTCTGTTCCTCTCGCCAAATTACAGTGAAAATTATGGCTACAAATACGACCttgaaattttaatctaaaatattttagatgaCGCGCCTTGACATTTCCAACACTTTCAATGTTGAATTCCAAATTGTGGTAAACTATAAAACCAAATATCCGTGTAgtttcagtagtttttgagttcgGGAACTTACAGATTTGGTGGaggactttcttttatataataatgaaataacgaagggtttaattatgttaatgaaTTCGATGTTGTAAAAGTGGAAGCATTAAAATCGGGAAAGCGGGATGAAGTATGAGAAGTTGGCTTTCACTCTTTTGGAGGTATATTTCACGAACAAATTATGTacctttttatcatattttgcGATACAATCTTACTTGAATTACCTACTTATTATTACTACTTACCAAAAATTGGTCcaattatatctatataagcACCAAGAATTAGTATTACACGAAGAAGCTTCTTCCCGCGAAACAAATTTAGAAATGACAGTAAAatttcgaaattaaaaaattgcgtAAGCTTGCTCCAAATTGTTCCTTGCAGTGGTTGACGTCTGacatctttaatattaaaacatgtgTGTATAAATCCAATAATAGATAAAAGTGTCGTCGCTATAAACAACCATAAGTAGCCAAGTACTTCGGTCAAGTAACCACCAAGAGCAATACTTAGAGGAAAACTCACGGAAACTATAAGTACTACAACTCCCATTCTCAATGTTCTAGACTCCACTGTCGTTACATCCGCAATATAGCTAGTTGATCCCATGAAAGCAACTGCGAAGCTTCCTGAAAGTGCTGACGGGAGTGCTTCAATTAAACCTGTGACCCACAGCGGCCATTCCAAGAAGAAATACGTAGCAATACATAAACCAAATGAGGATATAATTTCTCCTAATAAAGGTATGATCATCAAAGCTTTCCTGTTTCCAGTTTTATCACTCCAAGCTCCAATAAAGAGAACTATAAAAGCTGGTAATCCCGTCTGCAATGGCTGTGTCCACGCAAGCATATCAGCTACAAATATTTGTGCTCCATTCGAAGCTTCAGCTGTTATGTTATCAGGTACGTTACCATTAACAACATTTTCACAAATACTTTCTGAATAACCTAAATCCGCACGGCACGCTttcaatatatgaaattttagcAATGCTGTACCATTTATTATCATTGGTAGTAAGTAACATAGTAAAAATGGCTCAACAGTTATGTTACTGAAAAGTTGTTTGGCTCtgttttttaaagaaactgTTGATATTTCAGTGGCTTTTGgatcattgtttttattttcacttatTTCTAATTCACTTCTTttgtttgacatttttaaGCTATAAGGTATTTTATATGTCTGTCTCTTTGTAAACACCCGCCAGAACTGACATCATCGGTTAGTTTGGGTATGCGAAACTCGTTTTTAGTTATACTTGAAACTGCAGCAACTTTAGTGgtgatattataatatttagtcgTGTATATCAAATCGTTTTCTTCGTTGAGATCCTATTCGGAATCAATTTGCGTATGACCTTTGAATGAATATCATCAACAGTATCGgacattgtattattattctcaCGTTCTGTAACATTATCATTTAATCCATGTTTAGTAGTGGCCTTCAGTTCCATTCTTTAGACAAGTTTAAACGTGGTATATTATTGTGGCACAACAAATGCAGTAATACATACGAGTATATTATTTGATCTAGACTCACAAATGACACAATTCCTGTAACAATAAATGTGTCAAGAAAAACATTTACTAACATTTCTAACGTTATGGTCACAATTACTGTCGAATGCTCTgtctgtttatatttatttccgaTTTGAATGAGTTTCACTCTATGGTTcatgggggtcttccctcagagatacgacctccaaatgtttaaaaagcgagtctactcctccctcaaaggccggcaacgcacccactaaaattgGGTAgctatgggctgcgtagactgccctttttggtcgtcccgcaacctcgtttgcccccctattataaaaaaaaactattatttgcaAACTAACAGAGAATATGAAACATATTTAGCTAATTCAGCtacctttaaaataattttcaatttactCAAGACTGTCTTTAAACAGCGAAATAATTCCGCAAACGCACTCGCGACCTCGCATTGTGATTGCCCATTGGTGACGGTATAACTTAAGTTAGTTTTGGACGTGACAACGTGTAATAAATCGAAAAACGCCGACTGCACGCGCGACAAAGCATGACTCATTGACCCGTAACGCTCACTGTACGCTCGCGCAGCATCTATCTCTCTTCCGATTCTCTGTGCGCTATATTCGCTATACTCGATTGGCGTATGCGTCCGTGGTTACTCTATTTCTttgtatccatacaaaatagtacaattcaatttaaatgattcaattttacttgaaaatatgcaataatttcatcaatgttttgttatgacgttgtcacgttaaggtgggaactgaccaaagttacgaggtgtaatgtaacacgttacacagcgagcattcgtgcagtcagtacgtcgtgttacggggaaaccagcgagcaacgagccgctcgttgctcACTTTGAGTGCTCCACACGGCGGTCGGTTTTTCAGCGAATCCTTTGACTGTTACGCGGTTCAGTCAGTACGCGTCGCACGTCGCGAGTGatcatgattatgattttctataaattgtgtcttttttaagtacttttggtccaattaaattcaacagttcttcaaaatcgagacATGCGTACAAAGGGtttatactgtccagtaatcattcggttttttaatattgcaattaataacaaaccacctcatacgcctgtgtttttaaataagtttgatgtccagtaacattttttcttcttcttcttaatttggatgaaacaataattaaatagaatgaaagatatcaacattatcactatcacatctcgtgaacactggcggcgaaagcggagcacagagttttgacgagcatgttacgccgattttagaacacagcgtaacatgctcgatgcgtaacacgctcgatgcgaatgctacattacacctcgtaactttggtcagttcccacctttaaaCTATCGTCTGTAAGCCGACTTCACAgacaatcatttttattattctgaaCTTCCTTAAATTGGCAAAACATTCTAGcgtgaatatttaaatttaccaaCTGGTCTACTCACGTCGTGGTGATTATAAGACGGAGAAAAGTTtgtgtaataaatacaatagtCTTGGCTCGTACgtaattgattatttaattataatttactgtGCTCATAGAATgcaatataatgtaaatattaaaacactgCTGGCGACTGCCTGTGTATCACAGATTTAATTCTAACGATCTCAGTACTTGTTAAGAAGAGAATACTAATTACTACGC is a genomic window of Pieris napi chromosome 2, ilPieNapi1.2, whole genome shotgun sequence containing:
- the LOC125060163 gene encoding proton-coupled folate transporter-like isoform X1 → MSSSVNICGSVDFTKSNIRLTDDLERDTWRKQLNSKIKNVKNILRETTVEPCLFTYMLCTALSSMAVQNMHLEKSCRVNFNYSTDICDRIRDRNTTGLENELNNVQSLVAKVVAWKFPLQTAIPAVMILFIGAWSDKTKKRKICILFPFTGEIIANIGLLLATYYFHELSLTATALIEALPAAFTGSYIVIFMGMYSFMADRTSVKDRTFRLGVVTICVSFGTPAGTAISGIALRALGYYGVFSLLLVLHTCSFLYGLFKLEDVLPKEERTSIENKFGTKMFEVFGLVANTVMVILKPRLFGLRKQIFCVIILYLLMVGPLYGDSQVGYLYAIRKFNFNEVEYSVYGTINIMLGLIGTFFCISVLSKKFEVQDSVIGGLAGVSRIASCFVFAFAPTRNWYYAAPLFNIFSSTGLTAVRSIATKIVSNEEVAKLSSIIGVMEALAPSIYMPASSYIYISTIDWFPGAFYLFDAALTVLALGLFTVIYVLVKKRNETIVTDPQRKEEYARTNDIANFS
- the LOC125060163 gene encoding proton-coupled folate transporter-like isoform X2 translates to MSSSVNICGSVDFTKSNIRLTDDLERDTWRKQLNSKIKNVKNILRETTVEPCLFTYMLCTALSSMAVQNMHLEKSCRVNFNYSTDICDRIRDRNTTGLENELNNVQSLVAKVVAWKFPLQTAIPAVMILFIGAWSDKTKKRKICILFPFTGEIIANIGLLLATYYFHELSLTATALIEALPAAFTGSYIVIFMGMYSFMADRTSVKDRTFRLGVVTICVSFGTPAGTAISGIALRALGYYGVFSLLLVLHTCSFLYGLFKLEDVLPKEERTSIENKFGTKMFEVFGLVANTVMVILKPRLFGLRKQIFCVIILYLLMVGPLYGDSQVGYLYAIRKFNFNEVEYSVYGTINIMLGLIGTFFCISVLSKKFEVQDSVIGGLAGVSRIASCFVFAFAPTRNWYYAAPLFNIFSSTGLTAVRSIATKIVSNEEPS
- the LOC125060180 gene encoding proton-coupled folate transporter-like → MSNKRSELEISENKNNDPKATEISTVSLKNRAKQLFSNITVEPFLLCYLLPMIINGTALLKFHILKACRADLGYSESICENVVNGNVPDNITAEASNGAQIFVADMLAWTQPLQTGLPAFIVLFIGAWSDKTGNRKALMIIPLLGEIISSFGLCIATYFFLEWPLWVTGLIEALPSALSGSFAVAFMGSTSYIADVTTVESRTLRMGVVVLIVSVSFPLSIALGGYLTEVLGYLWLFIATTLLSIIGFIHTCFNIKDVRRQPLQGTIWSKLTQFFNFEILLSFLNLFRGKKLLRVILILGAYIDIIGPIFAVGNLKNLYALKKYGMTNAAFSIFTTYSQVLGMAGTAIVIVVFSKYLKMHDTLLGVIISISKILGNIFFALAPNVGWFYVAPIIDMFGNAGGLVAKSFGTKIVEVHEIGKICSLLAFMESISPVIYSPLFTKVYSITLNTMPEAFFYLGGIMTVPGLFAYLALYFLHKRDERDVVKNPEAKEEHAHENSVTVL